A region from the Pseudomonas cucumis genome encodes:
- a CDS encoding methyl-accepting chemotaxis protein, whose translation MIKAKTGKPEGSRSRSQIIVLFIALIVFIMLLFANFAYLNTQANYDKQYIGHAGELRVLSQRIAKNATEAAAGKAAAFKLLSDARNDFAQRWGYLKNGDPSTGLPPAPSTVRAEMRAVQLDWERLLKNTDAILSSEQTVLSLHQVAATLAETVPQLQVEYEKVVETLLQRGAPATQVAMAQRQSLLAERILGAVNTVLSGDENSQQAADAFGRDAARFGLVLNGMLQGNSALKISQVEDRDARARLTEISELFEFVSGSVDEILETSPELFKVRESATNIFTLSQTLLDEASHLASRFENLAGGRNTNTIGGYVLGLLALMSIILIGLVMVRETNRQLRETAEKNERNQNAIMRLLDEIEDLADGDLTVTASVTEDFTGTIADSINYSVDQLRDLVATINLTAGQVAAAVQETQATAMHLAQASEHQAQQISEASTAINDMAQSIDQVSANAAESSAVAERSVEIANKGNEVVHNTIHGMDNIREQIQDTAKRIKRLGESSQEIGDIVSLIDDIADQTNILALNAAIQASMAGDAGRGFAVVADEVQRLAERSSAATRQIETLVRAIQADTNEAVISMEQTTTEVVRGARLAQDAGVALEEIEGVSKTLAALIQSISNAAQQQTSSAGQISLTMNVIQQITTQTSSGSTATAESIGNLAKMASQLRRSVSGFTLPAKSADNA comes from the coding sequence ATGATAAAAGCTAAAACAGGCAAGCCAGAAGGGTCGCGCAGTCGGTCGCAGATCATCGTGCTGTTCATCGCACTGATCGTCTTCATCATGCTGCTGTTCGCCAACTTCGCGTACCTCAACACCCAGGCGAATTACGACAAACAGTACATCGGCCACGCCGGTGAGCTGCGCGTGCTGTCCCAACGCATCGCCAAGAACGCCACCGAAGCCGCCGCCGGCAAGGCCGCGGCGTTCAAGTTGCTCAGCGATGCGCGCAACGACTTCGCCCAGCGTTGGGGCTATCTGAAGAACGGCGATCCTTCCACGGGCCTGCCGCCGGCACCGTCCACCGTGCGCGCGGAAATGCGCGCCGTGCAACTGGACTGGGAGCGTTTACTGAAAAACACCGACGCCATCCTCTCCAGCGAACAGACCGTGTTGTCCTTGCATCAAGTCGCCGCGACCCTGGCCGAAACCGTGCCGCAGTTGCAGGTCGAGTACGAAAAGGTCGTCGAAACCCTCCTGCAACGTGGCGCCCCGGCCACTCAGGTGGCGATGGCCCAGCGTCAGTCGCTGTTGGCCGAGCGAATTCTCGGTGCGGTGAACACCGTGCTGTCGGGCGATGAAAATTCACAGCAGGCGGCCGACGCTTTCGGGCGCGACGCGGCGCGTTTCGGCCTGGTGCTCAACGGCATGCTTCAGGGCAATTCGGCACTGAAAATCAGTCAGGTCGAAGACCGTGATGCGCGCGCCCGGTTGACCGAGATTTCCGAACTGTTCGAATTCGTATCGGGTTCGGTGGACGAAATCCTCGAAACCTCACCGGAGCTGTTCAAGGTCCGCGAATCGGCCACCAACATCTTTACCCTGTCGCAAACCCTGCTCGATGAAGCCTCGCACCTGGCCAGCCGTTTCGAAAACCTCGCCGGCGGGCGCAACACCAATACCATCGGCGGCTATGTGCTGGGCTTGCTGGCGCTGATGTCGATCATCCTCATCGGCCTGGTGATGGTGCGCGAAACCAACCGTCAGCTGCGTGAAACCGCCGAGAAGAACGAGCGCAACCAGAACGCGATCATGCGTTTGCTGGACGAGATCGAAGACCTCGCCGACGGCGACCTGACCGTGACTGCCTCGGTGACCGAAGACTTCACTGGGACCATCGCCGACTCGATCAACTATTCCGTCGACCAACTGCGCGATCTGGTGGCGACCATCAACCTCACCGCCGGCCAGGTCGCCGCCGCCGTGCAGGAAACCCAGGCCACCGCCATGCATCTGGCCCAGGCTTCGGAGCATCAGGCGCAGCAGATTTCCGAAGCCTCCACCGCGATCAACGACATGGCCCAGTCCATCGATCAGGTCTCGGCCAACGCCGCCGAATCCTCTGCGGTGGCCGAACGTTCGGTGGAGATCGCCAACAAGGGCAACGAAGTGGTGCACAACACCATCCACGGCATGGACAATATTCGCGAGCAGATTCAGGACACCGCCAAGCGCATCAAACGGCTGGGTGAGTCTTCTCAGGAAATCGGCGACATTGTCAGCCTGATCGATGACATTGCCGATCAGACCAACATCCTCGCCCTCAACGCGGCGATTCAGGCGTCCATGGCCGGTGACGCCGGCCGCGGCTTTGCAGTGGTTGCCGACGAAGTGCAGCGCCTGGCCGAGCGTTCATCCGCGGCGACCCGGCAGATCGAGACGCTGGTGCGGGCGATTCAGGCCGACACCAACGAAGCGGTGATTTCCATGGAGCAGACCACCACCGAAGTGGTGCGCGGCGCGCGTCTGGCGCAGGATGCCGGAGTGGCCCTGGAAGAAATCGAAGGCGTATCGAAGACCCTCGCGGCACTGATCCAGAGCATTTCCAACGCCGCGCAGCAACAGACTTCGTCGGCCGGCCAGATTTCCCTGACGATGAACGTGATCCAGCAGATCACCACGCAGACCTCGTCCGGCTCCACCGCCACCGCCGAGAGCATTGGCAACCTGGCGAAAATGGCCAGCCAGCTGCGACGTTCGGTGTCCGGTTTCACCTTGCCGGCCAAGTCTGCGGACAACGCTTGA
- a CDS encoding chemotaxis protein CheW gives MTESLTAFELLLQIDQRCRLLAADLPSQPTRQDSWSGIGFRLGEHWYVAPMGEVSEVLHEPRVTQLPGVKPWVKGVANLRGRLLPIMDLHGFFYGYEPGHELPALRKQRRILVVEHNDVFAGLMVDEVFGLQHFAQDSLEPVPADGLQGPMSAFVKGRFQREQNWQVFSPFALAQSQGFMNVAA, from the coding sequence ATGACCGAGTCGCTGACGGCTTTCGAACTGCTGCTGCAGATTGACCAGCGCTGTCGTCTGCTGGCGGCGGACCTGCCGTCCCAGCCGACCCGACAGGACAGCTGGAGCGGCATTGGCTTTCGTTTGGGCGAGCATTGGTACGTCGCGCCCATGGGCGAAGTCAGCGAAGTCCTGCACGAGCCGCGCGTTACACAATTGCCGGGGGTCAAACCCTGGGTCAAGGGCGTGGCTAACCTGCGCGGGCGCCTGCTGCCGATCATGGATTTGCATGGCTTTTTTTATGGTTATGAGCCCGGCCATGAACTGCCTGCCTTGCGCAAGCAACGGCGGATATTGGTGGTGGAGCACAACGACGTGTTTGCAGGGTTGATGGTCGATGAGGTCTTCGGCTTGCAGCACTTTGCCCAGGACAGTCTGGAGCCGGTGCCGGCCGATGGCTTGCAAGGGCCGATGTCGGCGTTCGTCAAAGGCCGGTTTCAGCGTGAGCAGAATTGGCAGGTGTTCAGCCCGTTTGCGTTGGCGCAGTCGCAAGGATTCATGAACGTCGCCGCATAA
- the pilH gene encoding twitching motility response regulator PilH, giving the protein MARILIVDDSPTEMYKLTGMLEKHGHEVLKAENGADGVALARQEKPDAVLMDIVMPGLNGFQATRQLTKDPETGHIPVIIITTKDQETDKVWGTRQGAKDYLTKPVDEDTLIKTLNNVLAG; this is encoded by the coding sequence ATGGCACGTATTCTGATCGTCGATGACTCGCCGACCGAAATGTACAAACTGACCGGCATGCTCGAAAAGCACGGGCATGAGGTGTTGAAAGCCGAAAACGGCGCCGACGGCGTGGCCCTGGCCCGTCAGGAAAAACCCGACGCGGTGCTGATGGACATCGTCATGCCCGGCCTCAACGGTTTCCAGGCGACCCGTCAGCTGACCAAAGACCCGGAAACCGGGCATATTCCAGTGATCATCATCACCACCAAGGATCAAGAAACCGACAAAGTCTGGGGCACGCGCCAGGGCGCCAAGGACTACCTGACCAAACCGGTCGACGAAGACACCCTGATCAAGACCCTGAACAACGTGCTGGCCGGTTGA
- the pilG gene encoding twitching motility response regulator PilG has translation MEQHSSALKVMVIDDSKTIRRTAETLLKNVGCEVITAIDGFDALAKIADNHPGIIFVDIMMPRLDGYQTCALIKNNSAFKSTPVIMLSSKDGLFDKAKGRIVGSDQFLTKPFSKEELLNAIQAHVPGFAAVSPQ, from the coding sequence ATGGAACAGCATTCCAGCGCCTTGAAGGTCATGGTGATCGATGATTCGAAAACGATTCGTCGCACCGCCGAAACGCTGTTGAAAAACGTGGGCTGTGAAGTCATCACCGCAATCGATGGTTTCGATGCCTTGGCCAAGATTGCCGACAATCACCCCGGCATCATCTTTGTCGACATCATGATGCCGCGTCTGGATGGCTATCAGACCTGCGCGTTGATCAAGAACAACAGTGCGTTCAAGTCCACGCCAGTGATTATGCTGTCGTCCAAGGACGGGTTGTTCGACAAGGCCAAGGGGCGGATCGTCGGTTCCGACCAGTTTTTGACCAAACCTTTCAGCAAGGAAGAACTGCTGAACGCGATTCAGGCCCATGTCCCGGGCTTCGCCGCCGTTTCGCCGCAGTAG
- the gshB gene encoding glutathione synthase, whose protein sequence is MSVRVGIVMDPIASISYKKDSSLAMLLAAQKRGWELFYMEQRDLYQAEGEARARMRPLKVFADPHKWFELGAESDALLSDLDVILMRKDPPFDMEFVYSTYLLEQAERAGVLVVNKPQSLRDCNEKLFATLFPQCTPPTIVSRRPDVLREFADHHGDVILKPLDGMGGSSIFRHTAGHPNLSVILETLTLHGRQQIMIQGYLPAIVDGDKRILMIDGEPVDYCLARIPALGETRGNLAAGGRGEARPLTEKDRWIAAQVGPTLREKGLLFVGLDVIGEHLTEINVTSPTCIREIDNAFGTDIGGLLMDAIDQKLKTR, encoded by the coding sequence ATGAGCGTTCGCGTCGGGATTGTCATGGATCCTATCGCCAGCATCTCCTATAAAAAGGATAGCTCGCTGGCCATGCTGCTGGCCGCGCAAAAGCGTGGCTGGGAACTGTTCTATATGGAACAGCGCGATTTGTATCAGGCCGAGGGCGAGGCCCGCGCGCGGATGCGTCCGCTGAAAGTCTTCGCCGACCCGCACAAGTGGTTCGAACTGGGCGCCGAAAGCGACGCGCTGCTGAGCGATCTGGACGTGATCCTGATGCGCAAGGATCCGCCGTTCGACATGGAGTTCGTTTACTCCACTTACCTGCTGGAGCAAGCCGAGCGCGCCGGCGTACTGGTGGTGAACAAGCCGCAAAGCCTGCGTGACTGCAACGAAAAGCTGTTCGCCACGCTGTTCCCCCAGTGCACGCCGCCGACCATCGTCAGCCGTCGCCCGGACGTGTTGCGCGAATTCGCCGACCATCACGGTGACGTGATCCTCAAGCCGCTGGATGGCATGGGCGGTTCGTCGATCTTCCGTCACACCGCTGGCCACCCGAACCTGTCGGTGATTCTCGAAACCCTGACCTTGCATGGCCGTCAGCAGATCATGATCCAGGGTTACCTGCCAGCGATCGTTGATGGCGACAAGCGCATCCTGATGATCGACGGCGAGCCGGTGGATTACTGCCTGGCCCGGATTCCCGCGCTCGGTGAAACCCGTGGCAACCTCGCCGCCGGTGGCCGTGGCGAAGCCCGACCGCTGACCGAAAAAGATCGCTGGATTGCTGCACAAGTCGGCCCGACCCTGCGTGAGAAGGGCTTGCTGTTCGTCGGTCTCGACGTAATCGGTGAGCATCTGACCGAAATCAACGTCACCAGCCCGACCTGCATTCGCGAGATCGATAACGCATTCGGCACTGACATTGGTGGCCTTTTGATGGATGCCATCGATCAGAAGCTCAAGACTCGTTGA
- a CDS encoding energy transducer TonB — protein sequence MTLPSDLPVELAHRGVRPADRLGFTLFLAALIHLALLLGVGFSMVEPKQISKTLEITLATFKSDKKPEKADFLAQENQEGSGTLEKKATPKTTEVAPFQDNKVQQVTPPPAAKPQVQEAAPKASVTTVAPKPKKAATKTEEPKPLTKPQVAAPTFDSAQLSSDIASLEAELANEQQLYAKRPRIHRLSAASTMRDKGAWYKDEWRKKVERIGNLNYPDEARRKQIYGNLRLMVSINRDGSLYEVLVLESSGQPLLDQAAQRIVRLAAPFAPFTGDLSDIDRLEIIRTWKFARGDKLSSN from the coding sequence ATGACACTCCCGTCCGATCTGCCCGTTGAACTCGCCCACCGTGGCGTGCGTCCGGCTGATCGCCTCGGTTTTACCCTGTTTCTGGCGGCGCTGATTCACCTGGCCTTGCTGTTGGGCGTCGGGTTTTCCATGGTCGAACCCAAGCAAATCAGCAAAACCCTGGAAATCACCCTCGCCACTTTCAAAAGCGACAAGAAGCCTGAGAAAGCTGATTTTCTCGCCCAGGAAAATCAGGAAGGCAGCGGCACCCTGGAGAAAAAGGCGACACCCAAGACCACCGAGGTCGCGCCCTTCCAGGACAACAAGGTGCAGCAAGTCACCCCACCGCCGGCGGCCAAGCCTCAAGTGCAGGAAGCCGCGCCCAAGGCGTCTGTGACCACCGTCGCGCCGAAGCCGAAAAAAGCCGCAACCAAGACTGAAGAACCCAAGCCCCTGACCAAACCCCAAGTAGCGGCACCGACGTTCGACAGCGCGCAGCTGTCCAGCGACATCGCCAGCCTGGAAGCCGAACTGGCCAACGAACAACAGCTGTACGCCAAGCGCCCGCGCATCCACCGCTTGAGCGCCGCATCGACCATGCGCGACAAGGGTGCCTGGTACAAAGATGAATGGCGCAAGAAGGTCGAGCGCATCGGCAACCTCAACTACCCCGACGAAGCCCGGCGCAAACAGATTTACGGCAATTTGCGACTGATGGTCTCGATCAACCGCGACGGCTCGCTGTATGAAGTGCTGGTGCTGGAGTCTTCCGGCCAGCCGCTGCTGGACCAGGCGGCGCAGCGCATCGTAAGGCTCGCGGCACCGTTTGCACCGTTTACCGGGGATCTGTCGGACATCGATCGCCTGGAAATCATCCGCACCTGGAAGTTTGCGCGTGGGGACAAGCTCTCCAGCAACTGA
- a CDS encoding YqgE/AlgH family protein, which translates to MKNVSPSYLKHHFLIAMPHMADPNFAHTLTYIVEHTANGAMGLVVNRPQDLNLADILEQLRPDIEPPVLCQHVPIFIGGPVQTDRGFVLHPSGKTYQATVDLDGELSLSTSQDVLFAIADGVGPAKSVITLGYAGWEAGQLEAELADNAWLTCPFHADILFNTSSELRLEAAAKHLGINLSLLTSQAGHA; encoded by the coding sequence ATGAAGAACGTCAGCCCCAGCTACCTCAAGCATCACTTCCTGATCGCCATGCCTCACATGGCCGACCCGAACTTTGCGCACACCTTGACCTACATCGTCGAGCACACGGCCAATGGTGCCATGGGGCTGGTGGTCAACCGCCCGCAGGACCTGAACCTGGCCGATATCCTCGAGCAATTGCGCCCCGATATCGAACCGCCAGTGCTCTGCCAGCATGTGCCGATCTTTATCGGCGGGCCGGTGCAAACCGATCGCGGTTTTGTCCTGCACCCGTCGGGAAAAACCTATCAGGCCACCGTTGATCTGGACGGCGAGTTGTCGCTGTCGACCTCCCAGGATGTGCTGTTCGCCATCGCCGACGGCGTCGGCCCCGCTAAAAGCGTGATCACCCTCGGCTACGCCGGTTGGGAAGCCGGGCAACTGGAAGCCGAACTGGCCGACAACGCCTGGCTGACCTGCCCGTTCCATGCCGACATCCTGTTCAACACCAGCAGCGAATTGCGCCTCGAAGCGGCGGCCAAGCACCTGGGTATCAATCTCAGCCTGCTCACCAGCCAGGCGGGGCACGCCTGA
- the ruvX gene encoding Holliday junction resolvase RuvX yields MALRLILGFDYGTKQIGVAVGQVITGQARELCTLKAQNGIPDWNQVEALIKEWKPDAVVVGLPLNMDGTPSDMCLRAEKFARRLNGRYNLPFYTHDERLTTFEAKGERLVRGGQKGSYRDNPVDAIAAALLLQGWLDENTALFES; encoded by the coding sequence ATGGCCCTGCGGTTGATTTTGGGTTTCGACTACGGCACCAAACAGATCGGCGTTGCAGTCGGCCAGGTGATTACCGGCCAGGCCCGCGAGCTGTGCACCTTGAAGGCGCAAAACGGTATTCCCGACTGGAATCAGGTCGAAGCCCTGATTAAAGAGTGGAAACCCGACGCTGTGGTGGTCGGCCTGCCGCTGAACATGGACGGCACACCCAGCGACATGTGCCTGCGGGCCGAGAAGTTCGCCCGACGCCTGAACGGCCGCTACAACCTGCCCTTCTATACGCATGACGAGCGCCTGACCACTTTCGAGGCCAAGGGCGAACGACTGGTCCGTGGTGGCCAAAAAGGCAGTTACCGCGACAATCCGGTCGATGCCATCGCTGCCGCGCTGCTGCTGCAAGGCTGGCTCGACGAGAACACCGCACTGTTCGAATCCTGA
- the pyrR gene encoding bifunctional pyr operon transcriptional regulator/uracil phosphoribosyltransferase PyrR — protein sequence MSLPNPAELISQMATRLKAYLENRGISEPRYIGIRTGGVWVAQALLDELGSDAPLGTLDVSFYRDDFSQNGLHPQVRPSALPFEIEGQHLVLIDDVLMSGRTIRAAMNELFDYGRPASVTLVCLLDLDAGELPIRPNVVGATLSLAAHERVKLSGPELKLELQDLAL from the coding sequence ATGAGCCTGCCCAATCCCGCCGAACTGATCAGCCAGATGGCGACCCGTCTCAAGGCTTATCTGGAAAACCGTGGCATCAGCGAACCGCGTTACATCGGTATTCGGACCGGTGGCGTCTGGGTCGCGCAGGCATTGCTCGATGAACTGGGCAGCGATGCGCCCCTGGGCACCCTGGACGTTTCGTTTTACCGCGACGACTTCAGCCAGAACGGCCTGCACCCACAAGTACGCCCATCGGCGCTGCCGTTCGAGATCGAAGGCCAGCACCTGGTGCTGATCGATGACGTGCTGATGAGCGGTCGGACCATCCGCGCCGCGATGAACGAACTCTTCGATTACGGCCGTCCGGCCAGCGTGACGCTGGTGTGCCTGCTGGATCTGGACGCCGGTGAACTGCCGATCCGCCCGAACGTGGTTGGCGCGACGCTGTCGCTGGCGGCCCACGAACGAGTGAAGCTGTCCGGCCCGGAACTCAAGCTCGAACTTCAAGACCTCGCCCTTTAA
- a CDS encoding aspartate carbamoyltransferase catalytic subunit — MTPLETKRPLQLNDQGQLRHFLSLDGLRRELLTEILDTADSFLEVGARAVKKVPLLRGKTVCNVFFENSTRTRTTFELAAQRLSADVITLNVSTSSASKGETLLDTLRNLEAMAADMFVVRHGDSGAAHFIAEHVCPQVAIINGGDGRHAHPTQGMLDMLTIRRHKGGFENLSVAIVGDILHSRVARSNMLALKTLGCPDIRVIAPKTLLPIGIEQYGVKVYTDMTEGLKDVDVVIMLRLQRERMTGGLLPSEGEFYRLFGLTTARLAGAKPDCIVMHPGPINRGVEIESAVADGPHSVILNQVTYGIAIRMAVLSMAMSGQTAQRQFEQENAQ, encoded by the coding sequence ATGACGCCTCTAGAAACCAAGCGCCCGCTGCAGCTCAATGATCAGGGCCAGCTGCGACACTTCCTCTCGCTCGACGGTTTGCGCCGCGAGTTGTTGACGGAAATCCTCGACACCGCCGACTCGTTCCTCGAAGTCGGCGCCCGGGCGGTGAAGAAAGTCCCGTTGCTGCGCGGCAAGACCGTGTGCAACGTGTTCTTCGAGAACTCCACCCGCACCCGCACCACCTTTGAACTGGCGGCCCAGCGGCTGTCGGCTGACGTGATCACCCTGAACGTGTCGACGTCGTCGGCGAGCAAGGGCGAAACCCTGCTCGACACCCTGCGCAACCTGGAAGCCATGGCCGCCGACATGTTCGTCGTGCGTCACGGTGATTCCGGCGCGGCGCACTTCATCGCCGAGCATGTCTGCCCGCAAGTGGCGATCATCAACGGTGGCGACGGCCGTCATGCCCACCCGACCCAGGGCATGCTCGACATGCTCACCATCCGTCGGCACAAGGGCGGCTTCGAAAACCTTTCGGTGGCCATCGTCGGCGACATCCTGCACTCGCGGGTAGCGCGCTCGAACATGCTGGCCCTGAAAACCCTCGGCTGCCCGGACATCCGCGTGATCGCGCCGAAAACCCTGCTGCCGATCGGCATCGAGCAGTACGGCGTGAAGGTCTACACCGACATGACCGAAGGCCTGAAAGACGTCGACGTGGTGATCATGCTGCGCCTGCAGCGTGAACGCATGACCGGCGGCCTGCTGCCGAGCGAAGGCGAGTTCTACCGCCTGTTCGGCCTGACCACCGCGCGCCTGGCCGGGGCCAAACCGGATTGCATCGTCATGCACCCGGGGCCGATCAACCGTGGGGTGGAGATTGAGTCGGCGGTGGCCGACGGTCCGCACTCGGTGATCCTCAACCAGGTGACCTACGGGATCGCGATTCGTATGGCTGTGCTGTCCATGGCCATGAGCGGGCAAACAGCCCAGCGCCAATTCGAGCAGGAGAACGCCCAGTGA
- a CDS encoding dihydroorotase — protein MKLSILGARVIDPASGLDQVTDIHVEACKIVALGAAPAGFVAVDTIDAKGLVAAPGLVDLNVALREPGYSRKGSIASETRAAAAGGVTSLCCPPKTKPVLDTSAVAELILDRAREAGNTKVFPIGALSKGLDGEQLAELVALRDAGCVAFGNGLESFRNTRTLCRALEYAATFDLTVIFNSQDHDLAEGGLAHEGPTASFLGLPGIPETAETVALARDLLLVEQSGVRAHFSQLTSARGVALIAQAQARGLKVTADVALYQLILTDEALIDFSSLYHVQPPLRTRADRDGLRAALKSGVVSAISSHHQPHERDAKLAPFGATEPGISSVELLLPLAMTLVEDGLLDLPTLLARLSAGPAEALRLPAGKLAVGGPADIVLFDPAASTVAGETWLSKGENCPFIGHSLPGVVRYTLVDGRISHQA, from the coding sequence GTGAAGCTCAGCATTCTCGGCGCACGCGTTATCGATCCGGCCAGCGGCCTGGATCAAGTGACTGATATCCACGTTGAAGCCTGCAAGATCGTCGCCCTTGGCGCCGCTCCAGCGGGTTTCGTTGCAGTAGACACCATCGACGCCAAGGGCCTGGTGGCGGCCCCGGGTCTGGTTGACCTGAACGTTGCCCTGCGCGAGCCGGGCTACAGCCGCAAAGGTTCGATTGCCAGCGAGACCCGCGCCGCTGCCGCCGGTGGCGTGACCAGCCTGTGCTGCCCACCGAAAACCAAACCGGTACTGGACACCTCGGCGGTGGCCGAACTGATCCTCGACCGCGCCCGCGAAGCCGGCAACACCAAAGTCTTCCCGATCGGCGCCCTGAGCAAAGGCCTGGATGGCGAACAGCTGGCCGAACTGGTCGCCTTGCGCGATGCCGGCTGCGTAGCCTTCGGCAATGGTCTGGAGAGTTTCCGCAACACCCGTACCCTGTGCCGGGCGCTGGAATACGCGGCGACGTTCGACCTGACGGTGATTTTCAACTCGCAGGACCATGATCTGGCCGAAGGTGGCCTGGCCCATGAAGGCCCGACTGCAAGTTTCCTCGGTTTGCCGGGCATTCCGGAAACCGCCGAAACCGTGGCCCTGGCCCGGGATCTGCTGCTGGTCGAACAAAGCGGCGTGCGTGCGCACTTCAGCCAGCTCACCAGCGCCCGCGGTGTGGCGCTGATCGCCCAGGCCCAGGCCCGTGGCCTGAAGGTCACGGCAGACGTGGCGTTGTATCAGCTGATCCTCACCGACGAAGCGCTGATCGACTTCAGCAGCCTCTATCACGTCCAGCCGCCGCTGCGCACCCGTGCGGACCGCGATGGCCTGCGGGCAGCGCTGAAGTCGGGGGTGGTGTCAGCCATTTCCAGCCATCATCAGCCCCATGAACGCGATGCCAAACTGGCGCCGTTCGGTGCCACCGAGCCGGGCATCAGCAGTGTTGAACTGCTGCTGCCGCTGGCGATGACATTGGTGGAAGACGGTTTGCTGGACTTGCCAACGCTGCTAGCACGACTCAGCGCTGGCCCTGCCGAAGCGTTGCGTCTGCCGGCGGGCAAGCTGGCTGTGGGTGGGCCAGCAGATATCGTACTGTTCGACCCTGCGGCCTCGACCGTTGCCGGTGAGACCTGGCTGTCCAAGGGCGAAAACTGCCCGTTCATAGGTCACAGCCTGCCGGGTGTGGTGCGTTACACCCTGGTGGATGGGCGGATTAGCCACCAGGCGTAA
- a CDS encoding NINE protein gives MNTYQHPVSEQDTHSKVIGYLLWIFGFTGAHRFYYGKPVTGTIWFFTFGLLGIGWLIDLFLIPAMDREADLRFTAGPIEYNVAWILLTFLGVFGVHRMYQGKWISGLLYLVTGGLFFLGVLYDFWTLNDQVSIRNAQNRGAFQ, from the coding sequence ATGAACACCTATCAACACCCCGTTTCAGAGCAAGACACACACAGCAAAGTGATTGGTTACCTGTTGTGGATTTTCGGTTTTACCGGGGCTCACCGCTTCTATTACGGCAAGCCGGTGACCGGGACGATCTGGTTTTTTACCTTCGGTTTGCTGGGTATCGGCTGGCTGATCGACCTGTTTCTGATTCCGGCCATGGATCGTGAAGCGGACCTGCGTTTCACCGCCGGGCCCATCGAATACAACGTTGCGTGGATTCTGCTGACGTTTCTCGGGGTTTTCGGCGTACACCGGATGTACCAGGGAAAGTGGATCAGCGGGTTGCTGTACCTGGTGACGGGCGGGTTGTTCTTTCTGGGGGTGTTGTATGACTTCTGGACGTTGAATGACCAAGTGTCGATTCGCAACGCGCAGAACAGAGGCGCCTTCCAGTAA
- a CDS encoding C40 family peptidase, producing MRPFFKTWLTICLLLPLAAHATNREQRLPNVNGYTPKSHVSAPSSKNNKQTVKRSSQLSSINSKLVPPMASKESSNVLSRAVNVLGTPYRWGGSSPSKGFDCSGLVKYAFNDATFDLPRTSNAMASGHGEKVDRNDLKPGDLIFFKLKSRRVNHVAIYLGNDRFIHAPRRGKSVSIDTLKKPYWESHYVVAKRVLPKEQNALRVVQR from the coding sequence ATGCGTCCATTTTTCAAGACATGGCTAACCATTTGCCTATTATTGCCCCTGGCCGCCCACGCCACCAATCGTGAGCAACGTCTTCCCAACGTTAATGGTTACACCCCAAAATCCCACGTTTCTGCTCCTTCGAGCAAAAACAATAAACAGACAGTAAAACGCTCCAGCCAACTGAGCAGCATAAACAGCAAGCTAGTCCCGCCGATGGCGAGCAAGGAAAGCAGCAACGTGCTGAGCCGCGCGGTAAACGTGCTCGGTACACCTTATCGTTGGGGTGGCAGCAGCCCAAGTAAAGGGTTCGATTGCAGCGGTCTGGTGAAATACGCGTTCAACGACGCCACGTTTGACTTGCCCCGTACCTCGAACGCCATGGCCAGCGGTCATGGCGAGAAAGTCGATCGCAACGATCTGAAGCCAGGCGACCTGATTTTCTTCAAACTCAAGAGCCGCCGGGTGAATCACGTTGCTATCTACCTGGGCAACGACCGCTTCATCCACGCACCACGTCGTGGCAAGTCGGTGAGCATCGACACCCTGAAGAAACCGTATTGGGAAAGCCACTACGTGGTTGCCAAGCGGGTTCTGCCGAAAGAACAGAACGCGTTGCGGGTTGTTCAGCGTTGA